In Azospirillum baldaniorum, one DNA window encodes the following:
- a CDS encoding acetyl-CoA acetyltransferase, producing MRGLPQPGKDNPRVIDLSGKAAIAGVFESPRRDAPRVHPFALQMECILGALDDAGLTLKDVDGLCAASGDWAEGGSTMDVVELAEYIGIAPTYVNSTDVGGCSYILQAGQAAAAIATGLAEVVVISYAACPRWWPLSSPSFDPFVFPAGPGQYEIPYAPTLISTYGLFARRHMDLYGTTPEQLAQVAVTFREHAAKNPDARLRKPITVDDVLASPMIASPLHRLDCCVVTDGGGAVVMTSRERARDLKKPPVHVVGYGAAVARTQNSQIPDDLTTPAALSGPRAFAMAGVTPGEIDVAQIYDAFTITPMLALEDLGFCGRGESGAFVADGNLTLGGSLPTNTDGGGLSSNHPGKRGIFTLIESVRQLRGEGPGVQVPDARIALAHGLGGTFCSAATAILAR from the coding sequence ATGCGCGGCCTTCCACAACCAGGAAAGGACAACCCGCGCGTGATCGATCTTTCGGGAAAGGCGGCCATTGCCGGCGTTTTTGAATCGCCCCGCCGGGATGCGCCGCGCGTCCACCCCTTCGCCCTTCAGATGGAGTGCATCCTCGGCGCGCTGGACGACGCCGGGCTGACGCTGAAGGACGTGGACGGGCTGTGCGCGGCCTCCGGCGACTGGGCCGAGGGCGGCAGCACCATGGATGTGGTCGAACTGGCCGAATACATCGGGATCGCGCCGACCTACGTGAACAGCACCGACGTCGGCGGCTGCTCCTACATCCTCCAGGCCGGGCAGGCGGCGGCGGCCATCGCCACCGGGCTGGCCGAGGTGGTGGTCATCAGCTACGCCGCCTGCCCGCGCTGGTGGCCGCTGAGCAGCCCGTCCTTCGACCCCTTTGTCTTCCCCGCCGGCCCCGGCCAGTACGAGATTCCCTACGCGCCGACGCTGATTTCGACCTACGGCCTGTTCGCCCGTCGCCATATGGACCTGTATGGCACCACACCGGAACAGCTTGCCCAGGTGGCCGTGACCTTCCGCGAGCACGCGGCAAAGAACCCCGACGCCCGGCTGCGCAAGCCGATCACGGTGGACGACGTGCTGGCCTCGCCGATGATCGCCTCGCCGCTGCACCGGCTGGACTGCTGCGTGGTGACCGACGGCGGCGGCGCCGTCGTGATGACCAGCCGGGAGCGGGCGCGCGACCTGAAGAAGCCGCCGGTCCATGTGGTCGGCTACGGGGCCGCCGTGGCGCGCACCCAGAACAGCCAGATCCCCGACGACCTGACCACCCCGGCGGCGCTGTCCGGCCCGCGCGCCTTCGCCATGGCCGGGGTGACCCCCGGCGAGATCGACGTGGCGCAGATCTACGACGCCTTCACCATCACGCCGATGCTGGCGCTGGAGGATCTGGGCTTCTGCGGTCGCGGGGAGAGCGGCGCCTTCGTCGCGGACGGCAACCTGACGCTGGGCGGCAGCCTGCCGACCAACACCGATGGCGGCGGGCTGTCGTCCAACCATCCTGGCAAGCGCGGCATCTTCACCCTGATCGAGAGCGTCCGCCAACTGCGCGGCGAGGGGCCGGGCGTCCAGGTGCCCGACGCCCGCATCGCCCTGGCCCATGGGCTGGGCGGCACCTTCTGCTCCGCCGCCACCGCCATCCTTGCCCGGTAA
- a CDS encoding Zn-ribbon domain-containing OB-fold protein encodes MTIPPVQDETSAPFWDAAREGRFLIQRCPETGRFQWYPRAHSIHAPHARPEWVEASGRGELLTYSAVHRGNQRGDPYVCALIRMEEGVTVFSRVEGVAEADLRAGLPLAVAFHQLDETTSLPVFRPRTPD; translated from the coding sequence ATGACCATTCCGCCCGTCCAGGACGAGACCTCCGCCCCCTTCTGGGACGCGGCGCGCGAGGGGCGCTTCCTGATCCAGCGCTGCCCGGAGACCGGGCGGTTCCAGTGGTACCCGCGTGCGCACTCCATCCACGCCCCGCACGCCCGCCCGGAGTGGGTCGAGGCGAGCGGGCGCGGCGAGTTGCTGACCTATTCGGCCGTCCATCGCGGCAACCAGCGCGGCGATCCCTACGTCTGCGCCCTGATCCGGATGGAGGAGGGCGTCACCGTCTTCTCCCGCGTCGAGGGGGTGGCGGAGGCCGATCTGCGGGCCGGGCTGCCGCTCGCCGTGGCCTTCCACCAGCTCGACGAGACCACCAGCCTTCCCGTGTTCCGCCCGCGGACTCCCGACTGA
- a CDS encoding MaoC family dehydratase — translation MTAIHLDDIKPGDRTRSSRVTVTEAHIVWFAGLTGDFNPLHMDAEAAKANGFGRTIAHGMLTHSLSTGLRSAIDDWAILAFLETRRRFVGPVFAGDTVHYEAEVAEVRPSASKPDRGIVRVAITVKNQRGETVQEGEDVLSIARKEAQA, via the coding sequence ATGACCGCCATCCATCTCGACGACATCAAGCCGGGCGACCGGACGCGCTCCTCGCGCGTCACCGTCACCGAGGCGCACATCGTCTGGTTCGCCGGCCTGACCGGCGACTTCAACCCGCTGCACATGGACGCCGAGGCCGCCAAGGCCAACGGCTTCGGGCGGACCATCGCCCACGGCATGCTGACCCACTCGCTCAGCACCGGGCTGCGCTCGGCCATCGACGACTGGGCGATCCTCGCCTTCCTGGAGACGCGCCGCCGCTTCGTCGGGCCGGTCTTCGCCGGCGACACCGTGCATTACGAGGCGGAGGTGGCGGAGGTCCGCCCCAGCGCCTCCAAGCCCGACCGCGGCATCGTCCGCGTCGCCATCACCGTAAAGAACCAGCGCGGCGAGACCGTGCAGGAGGGTGAGGACGTGCTCTCCATCGCCCGCAAGGAGGCGCAGGCATGA